One region of Chanodichthys erythropterus isolate Z2021 chromosome 17, ASM2448905v1, whole genome shotgun sequence genomic DNA includes:
- the irgq2 gene encoding immunity-related GTPase family, q2 encodes MADVLRSLNLLETLKESIEKNNISDIKDAMEDMLISRLNIAIAGDRNAEKATFINSLRGLSQEDEGAANSPSSAAPAELAVFPNPIHPDFRLWDLPSISSDPTFKAEDYIERFKVMRYNTIIITFTESPSVNSVAVWREVRSLQKETVYFVLLASVKDTEKTLEVKKAKSLEVLKAEGVPLPKVFLVQPTALEKLDFPTFFEVMRGDLPEIRAHALLLALPTFSNSLVTQKKDAFKALVWAAASLSGGVSAIPVPLVASMVDATVAVRILTKAQISLCLDDESLQRLARQRGLDPARLKALRTCALSVEVSKSEVKRRLAEADKDTSTATTRLVELAMPRHARSVSRSFTVMLQALNTAIDDMGADAEKVVTMVTGGGQ; translated from the coding sequence ATGGCTGATGTATTGAGGAGTCTGAACCTGCTGGAAACACTAAAGGAGTCCATCGAGAAGAACAACATATCAGATATAAAAGATGCCATGGAGGACATGCTGATCAGCAGATTAAACATTGCAATCGCTGGGGACAGAAATGCAGAAAAAGCCACTTTTATCAACTCACTTCGAGGGCTGAGCCAAGAAGATGAAGGCGCAGCCAACTCTCCATCATCTGCCGCCCCAGCGGAACTAGCCGTATTCCCGAACCCCATACATCCTGACTTTCGACTCTGGGATCTACCATCCATCTCTAGTGATCCCACTTTTAAAGCCGAGGATTATATAGAGCGTTTTAAAGTTATGCGGTACAACACCATCATTATCACATTCACAGAGAGTCCTAGTGTAAACAGTGTGGCGGTGTGGAGGGAAGTTAGGTCTCTGCAGAAAGAGACAGTTTACTTTGTCTTATTAGCATCAGTGAAGGATACAGAGAAAACGCTGGAGGTGAAGAAAGCGAAAAGTTTAGAAGTGCTCAAGGCAGAAGGTGTTCCTCTGCCCAAGGTGTTCCTGGTACAACCTACCGCTTTGGAGAAGCTGGACTTTCCAACGTTTTTTGAGGTCATGCGAGGTGACCTTCCAGAGATCAGGGCGCACGCTCTTCTTCTGGCACTTCCAACGTTTTCCAATTCCTTGGTCACTCAGAAGAAAGATGCCTTCAAGGCATTGGTGTGGGCTGCTGCCTCATTATCCGGAGGTGTTTCTGCAATTCCCGTACCTCTGGTGGCCTCCATGGTGGACGCTACGGTGGCCGTGCGGATTTTGACGAAGGCTCAGATCTCACTTTGCCTGGATGACGAGTCTCTGCAGCGACTGGCGAGGCAGCGGGGGCTCGACCCAGCCAGGCTGAAGGCCCTGCGGACCTGCGCTCTCTCTGTGGAGGTCAGCAAGAGTGAAGTTAAAAGACGGCTCGCGGAGGCCGACAAAGACACCAGTACTGCAACCACCAGACTTGTGGAGCTAGCCATGCCGAGACACGCCAGATCCGTCAGCCGATCTTTCACCGTTATGCTGCAGGCGCTCAATACTGCTATTGATGATATGGGTGCTGATGCTGAGAAGGTGGTTACTATGGTAACAGGAGGAGGACAGTAG